One region of Esox lucius isolate fEsoLuc1 chromosome 17, fEsoLuc1.pri, whole genome shotgun sequence genomic DNA includes:
- the ap3s2 gene encoding AP-3 complex subunit sigma-2 encodes MIKAILIFNNHGKPRLIRFYEYFAEDLQQQIIRETFHLVSKRDDNVCNFLEGGSLIGGSDYKLIYRHYATLYFVFCVDSSESELGILDLIQVFVETLDKCFENVCELDLIFHMDKVHYILQEVVMGGMVLETNMNEIVGQVELQNRMEKSEGGFSAAPARAVSAVKNMNLPEMPRNINIGDINIKVPSLSPF; translated from the exons ATGATTAAagctattttaatatttaacaaCCATGGGAAACCACGGCTTATCAGATTTTATGAATATTTT GCAGAAGATCTGCAACAACAGATCATTCGAGAGACTTTTCATCTTGTTTCGAAAAGGGACGATAACGTCTGCAACTTCTTGGAGGGGGGAAG TTTAATTGGTGGTTCGGACTACAAGTTGATCTACCGACACTATGCTACGCTGTACTTTGTTTTCTGTGTGGACTCCTCAGAGAGTGAACTGGGGATTCTGGATTTGATTCAG GTGTTTGTGGAAACCCTGGACAAATGCTTTGAGAATGTTTGTGAGTTGGACCTTATCTTCCACATGGATAAG GTCCACTACATTCTCCAAGAGGTGGTGATGGGGGGCATGGTGCTGGAGACCAATATGAATGAGATTGTGGGTCAGGTCGAGCTGCAAAACCGCATGGAGAAATCAGAG GGCGGATTCTCAGCGGCCCCAGCTCGGGCTGTGTCAGCCGTGAAGAATATGAACCTCCCAGAAATGCCTCGCAACATAAACATCGGAGATATCAACATCAAAGTGCCCAGCCTCTCTCCATTCTGA